The Psychrosphaera ytuae genome includes a region encoding these proteins:
- a CDS encoding DNA alkylation repair protein — protein sequence MNKTDVFELLEQHKNEKGITHWNKMSNTGGLTSFGLGLTTQRKLAKQIGRNRELAQILWQTDCYDAKVLGLLIDEPKLITKAQAEQQVQELHGGMLTHVFSSCDATLAKSPVAFDVAIEWLNSDDVVRQSCAYGLVYEFSKKKSKQYTDDFFENVLDTIESSYNKASKKVLLAMGGALLGIGKRSVNLNQRALKIARLIGPIDFNEEGQSCDPLNVEKHLIAPALQKKLGI from the coding sequence ATGAACAAAACGGATGTGTTTGAGCTGTTAGAACAGCATAAAAATGAAAAAGGCATTACTCATTGGAATAAAATGAGCAACACAGGTGGCTTAACAAGTTTTGGATTGGGGCTGACCACGCAGCGTAAGTTGGCCAAACAAATAGGTCGTAATCGAGAGCTCGCCCAAATACTGTGGCAAACCGACTGTTACGATGCCAAAGTGTTGGGATTATTAATCGATGAGCCCAAATTAATTACCAAAGCACAAGCCGAACAACAAGTACAAGAATTACATGGTGGTATGTTAACTCATGTCTTTTCTTCCTGTGATGCAACGCTTGCAAAGTCGCCAGTTGCATTCGATGTTGCTATTGAGTGGCTTAACAGCGACGATGTCGTCAGGCAAAGTTGTGCTTATGGCTTGGTGTATGAGTTTTCTAAAAAGAAATCCAAACAGTACACAGATGATTTTTTTGAAAACGTACTCGATACAATAGAATCGTCTTATAACAAAGCCTCCAAAAAAGTCTTGTTGGCTATGGGCGGCGCTTTACTTGGTATTGGTAAACGCTCAGTGAACCTTAATCAAAGGGCATTAAAAATAGCGCGATTAATTGGGCCTATAGATTTTAATGAAGAAGGGCAAAGTTGTGATCCACTTAACGTAGAAAAACACCTTATAGCGCCAGCCCTTCAAAAGAAACTTGGTATCTAA
- a CDS encoding fumarylacetoacetate hydrolase family protein — protein sequence MNTINFNSQTVIPSKVVCIGRNYVDHIKELNNEMPTEPVVFIKPNSALSDVLWTTQDPISNPKEQIHYEAEICFLIKNNQLAGIGVGLDLTKRQVQTELKAKGLPWERAKAFDGSAVFSEFIACEGNLSDYEMVLTINNEVAQQANVELMIHKPEALISEVSRFMSLADGDILMTGTPKGVGEVKEGDVFHIQLTHRATSVIRQTWHATSRS from the coding sequence ATGAACACTATTAATTTTAATAGCCAAACTGTCATTCCGAGTAAAGTGGTTTGTATTGGTCGCAATTATGTCGACCACATTAAAGAGCTCAACAACGAAATGCCTACCGAGCCTGTGGTGTTTATCAAACCCAACTCAGCCCTTTCTGATGTGCTGTGGACTACACAAGATCCAATTTCAAACCCCAAAGAGCAAATTCATTACGAAGCGGAAATTTGTTTTTTAATTAAAAATAATCAACTCGCCGGTATCGGTGTGGGTTTAGACCTGACCAAGAGACAAGTTCAAACAGAGTTAAAGGCCAAAGGACTACCGTGGGAGCGAGCCAAAGCTTTTGATGGCTCTGCAGTCTTTAGCGAGTTTATCGCATGTGAAGGTAATTTATCTGACTATGAGATGGTATTGACCATTAACAATGAGGTTGCGCAACAAGCCAATGTTGAGTTGATGATCCACAAACCTGAAGCATTAATTTCAGAAGTGTCTCGCTTTATGAGTTTGGCGGATGGCGACATTTTGATGACGGGAACACCTAAAGGGGTTGGTGAAGTCAAAGAAGGTGATGTGTTCCATATTCAACTAACACATAGAGCAACGTCTGTGATCCGCCAAACTTGGCATGCAACATCAAGATCCTAG